CAAGCCCCGCTTTTGGCCGGTCGCCCGGCCGAAAAACGCAGCTTTGTCGAGGCGGCAACGCACAAACAGGGCCAAAGCGGGCCATTGGCTTTCGTCACTCTGCGCCACGAATTTCATCAAGATGGCCGCCTGTGCCGCACCGAATGGCGCGATCTTGTCTATCGCGAGGCACCCGGCCCCTGACCAAGCAACTCCCGTGCCGCCAACCGCCCCCACGGACGAGGAAACCCGCCGCGAAGTCAGCTTCGACAGCACCACCCTGTTTCGCTATTCCGCGCTGACGTTCAATGGCCACCGCATTCATTATGACCTCGATTACACCCGCAATGTCGAAGGGTATGGCGGGTTGATTGTGCATGGCCCGCTGCTGGCCCAGAGCCTAATGCTACTGTCCGAGGAAGAGTTGGGACCGCTCAAAGGCTTTTCCTTCCGCGCGACCTCACCCTTGTTTCATTTCGAGACTGGCACGCTTTGCCGCAAGGGCAAATCGCTTTGGGTGCGGGGCCCGGACGGGCGACAATGTATGCAGGCCGAAGCCGACATTTAGACAACGTCAGAGCGACGCGTCGGGGCGGAACCCTTCGGGGATTTCGTCGCGCCCCTCCAACACCAGATCGGCCATGACCCGTGCGATACCGGGGGCCATGCCAAATCCGATCTTGAAACCGCCATTGGCGATGAATTGGCCGTCGAACAAGGGGTGTGCGCCCAAGATTGGCGCACGGCTCTTGGCACGCGGGCGCACCCCGGCCCAGCGCTCTTTGACCTTGGCATTTCTTAAAATGGGCATCGCGGCAAACGCCTTATGCAACACCTCATCAAGTTGCTCATCGGTGGTGTCCGGCGCATCATAGTCGCGCTCGGATGTCGACCCGACAGCCACCGTCCCGTCGTCGTGCGGCACTATGTGCACGCCATTGGCAAAGACCTGCGGCAAGGCGCGCGCGTCATAGTCAAGCACCGCGCCCTGCCCCTTGACGCCATTACCGACCATCCGGCCAAGTGCGTCGCTGATCCGGGTCAAATCCCAAACGCCTGCGGCCCAGATCACACGCCCGGCGTCATCGGCTTCGCGGACGATCTCACCGCCTTTGGCAACAATCGCGGCGGCCAACGCTTCGGCAGCCGCGCGTGGGTGCATCCTCGCGCTTAACGTGTCATGGACAAACCACCCGGTGGGGCTAAGCGGTGCCCAATCGCCGAATTTCTCGCCATCCACCACCTGCCAGCGCGCAAGATTGCCCCACAGCTTTTTCGCTGTGACCTCCCTTGCGCGGGCAAGATCACAGGCGCGCTCATCCATCAATGGCTGCACCCTCCCCATGCGAGCGTAGCCCGCTGAAAGCCCCCCTCGCCCTCGACATCGGCCCAGAACCGCGCCGCTGACAGCAAGCTTTCAAGCTGAAACGCTTTCTTGTCGTTCCAGTTTTCGGGCACATGCGGTGCCAATGCGCCGACCACACCGCCCGAGGCGCCTGCGCCCACGCCATACGGGTCAACCACCCGCACACTCGCGCCTCGTCGCAAGCACTCCCAAGCGATTGAAAGCCCGATAATTCCGGCCCCGCGGATCGTTACATCAACCATTGCCAAAGCCCGCGCCCCTCTGCATTGTCGCGTGGTTGGCGGAGAGACTTGCCCGCCCACATCAACGCTCTTACGGGATCACACGGACATGAGCCAGCAGGCAGACATCGAATGGCGTGACGGTTTGGTGCCGGTCTCGACCCGCTTTGATGATCCGTATTTCAGCCTTGATAACGGCCTTGCGGAAACCACCTATGTCTTTCTCGATGGCAATGACCTTCCCGCGCGATTCTGCGACGGGTTTCACATCGGCGAACTCGGCTTTGGCACCGGTCTTAATCTTCTGGCCGCGCTGCACCTGTGGCGCAAAAACGGCCAGACGGGCCGCCTGCATTTCACCAGTTTTGAGGCTTTTCCGATGGCTGGCGATGACATGATCGCGGCCCAAGCAGCGTTTCCCATGCTTTCCGAGATCAGCGCAGAGCTCGCGCCGTATTGGCAAGCCGGATCAACGGCATTCGACCTCCCCGACCTCTGCTTCAACCTCATCACTGGCGACGCCCGTGAAACGCTGCCGAACTGGCCCGGCAAAGCCGATGCATGGTTCCTTGACGGGTTCTCTCCGGCCAAAAACCCCGAGCTTTGGGAACCAGCCCTAATGGCGATGGTTGCCGAGCATACGGCACCGAGCGGCACCGCCGCCACCTATACCGCCGCCGGCTTCGTGCGTCGGGGGCTGACCGATGCGGGCTTTGATGTTCAAAGACGCGCCGGGTTCGGCCGCAAACGACACATGACAATCGCGACATTCGAAGGCAGCCCTTGAGATGAGCCAGCAAAACACCCGCCTCGGCATCCTCCTGATGGTTGCCACCACATTCGTTTTCGCCATGCAGGACGGTATCTCGCGGCATCTGGCCGGGGAATACAACGTGATGATGGTGGTGATGATCCGCTATTGGTTCTTTGCGGCGTTTGTTGTGGCCGTGGCCGGTCGCAAGGCGGGTGGCGTTATGGCTGCCGCTGCCACGGCTCAGCCCGTCGTCCAGATTTTTCGTGGCGCGCTTCTGGCGCTTGAAATTTGCGTGATGGTGCTGGCCTTCACCCTGCTCGGATTGGTGGAAAGCCACGCGGTGTTCATTTGCTATCCTTTGCTTGTCGCGGCCCTTTCCGGTCCGATTTTGGGCGAGCATGTGGGCTGGCGGCGGTGGGCGGCGATCGGGGTCGGATTTATCGGCGTGCTGATCATTTTGCAGCCGGGTTTCGGGGTGTTTTCCCCCTATGCTCTTGTGCCGCTCGCCTCGGCGTTGATGTTTGCGCTTTACGGTCTGCTGACCCGCTATGTGGCGCGGCGCGATTCTGCGGCGACCTCGTTCTTTTGGACCGGCGTTGTGGGGGCGGTTGTGCTCACGCCTTTGGGCCTTTGGTCATGGGAGCCGATGACCACCTCCGATTGGGGCTGGATGAGCGTACTTTGTGTCACCGGGGCGTTCGGCCACTGGCTCTTGATCCGGGTTTACGAAGTGGCCGAAGCCAGCGCAGTTCAGCCTTTTGCCTATTTGCAACTGGTGTTCGGCGCGGCCATCGGCGTCACCGTCTTTTCCGAAGACATCCCGCTCAACGTGTTGATCGGCGCGGGGATCATCGTCGCGGCCGGGCTATTCACCCTCTGGCGCGAGCGGCAGAACGCTTGAACCGAGAAGCTCTTTGCTGAACGGTTGCGGCAATGGCGGCTTGCCCAAACGCGCCCGGTAGACCGGCATCGACTCGGCCACGCGCATCACATAGTTCCGGGTTTCATTGAACGGGATATGTTCGATCCAGTCGATCATATCGATGTCGCCAGCCAGCGGGTTGCCATAGCGTTTCATCCAACGCACCGGGCGGCCCGGCCCGGCGTTGTAACCGGCGGCAACCATGATGACATTGCCATCAAACTGCGCCGCAAGAGTCGCGAGATATGCGCTGCCCAACTTGGCATTATAACGCCAGTCGTTCAGAACCGCCGCCGGATCGTGATCCACTTTCAACTCGCGCGCCACCTGCCGCGCCGTTGCTGGCATCAACTGCATCAGCCCCTGCGCCCCGGCGCCTGACACCACCACCGGGTCGAACTCGCTCTCGCGCCGGGCAATGGCCAGCGCCATCTCCTTGCTGACCGGCAGATCCATCTTGTGCAACGGATGCAGCGCATAATAGGGCCCCGGCAAAACGATGCTTTTGCTCGCCGCGAACTTGCCCAGCATCACGCCCAGATGCGGTGCTCCAAGGTCTTCGACCATGTTGCCCAGTTGGCCCAAGCCCTTGCGATCCAGCCCCTCGGCCATGTGCAGCATGAATTGCTCGGCCAGCGTCAGCCGGTTCATCGCCACGGCCAGCGCAATCACCTGCGCCAGATCGCTCTTGGCAAAGTCGGCCTCCTGCCACGCCGGAAAATACTCGGCCCCTTTCAAGGCAACATCCGGCGCAATCCCGGCCCGCTCGGCAGCCAACAAACCATAAAAGCTGGTCTGCTGTTTGGCCCCTTCGGCCCAAGCCGCCTTGGCCTTGTCCATCTGGCCAAGCGCCGCCTGCGCCTCGCCCAGCCAGTATCCCGCACGACCCAGTGAAATCGGTGTCCAGACCGCCTCGCGAAACAGCTCGAAATGCGCCAGCGCCAGCGCCGGATCATTCAGCTTGCGCAGAGCAAGATAGCCCGACAACCATTCCAGATCAGAAAAGGACGAGCCTTCGACCAGCCCGTGATTGGTGGCGATCCTATAGGCCAGCTTGGCATTGCCTTCGCGCATCATTCGCCGGGCAAGATTGCGCCGCCACCCGGCCCAGCGCGCCGGTTCACCCAGCGTACCGGCCTCGGAGCGTTCATAGAGCAACTGGATCGCTTCGCCGGTGCGTCCCTTGCCCAACCGCCACAGAAACCGCTCATAGGCGAGGCCCGGATCATCTTTGAGCGCGTCCGGCACCGCATCGACGAGCGCGTCCACATTCTTGGCCCCGTTGCTCAGACCCAAGCGCGCCTTGGCAAGAGCCTGATGGCCCTCGCTCACCAGCGGCAGCATCAACTGCACATCGCTCGACAGCCCGCGCCAGAGCGCCATGTCCAAACGGGCCTCGTGATGCGGCTTTAACAGCTTGCCGTGCCGTTCAATGAAAAACGCATGATCCTGCGCCGTCAGATCAAAGCTGCGCCACGCCAAGACGATCTCGGCCTCGGCTTCGCCCTGTTCCCCCGCCTGCAAAAGCGCCTCGGCAAAGAGTAGCGCGCCTTGGCCGGTCTGTGGCGGCGTCTCGCGGAAGAGAGCGATCATCTTGTCCCTTGGCAAGCTGCTCAACGGCTTTTCGCTGCGTTTGCGCAACAGCTTGAGCCCCGGCCAATGCCCGTAGGCATCAAGGAACGCGACGATTTCATCGCCCGACCCGCGCCCGGCCCGAAGCCGATACCATTCAATCAATGTCTCTGCCGCGGGTCCGTCGCGCCGTGCCAGCAACGCCGCTCGTTCCCAATCGCCGCGGTTCATCGCATGGATTGCGCTCGCCAATGGGCGCGGCGCCTGCTCGCGCAGGGATTGCGCGGCCAGTGGGCCGCTCAACACGCATAAAATCAAGGCTGCGATTCGCAACATCTCTTGCATTTCCCTCGGCAACGCCGGATAGACACCCCCAGCATAGCGCCCATGCACCTGCCTTCAATTCACAAACTTGGCAGGATGCGATTTGCCCGCTAGGGTCCGGCGCTGAAACCTATCCAAGGGCCACCCCAGTGCCCACGACAACAAGAGGAGCGTTGCCATGTTCAAAGGGTCCATTCCTGCCCTGGTCACGCCGTTCAAGAACGGCGAACTTGATCTGGAGACGCTGGAGAAGCTGGTCGAGTGGCACATTGGCGAAGGCAGCACCGGGTTCGTACCCGTCGGCACCACCGGTGAAAGCCCAACGCTGAGCCACACCGAGCATGACGCTGTGGTCAACACCGTGATCAAAGCCGCCGCAGGCCGTGTGCCGGTTATCGCTGGCGCAGGCAGCAACAACACGCTGGAATCTATCCGCCTTGCCCAAGCGGCCGAGACGTCGGGAGCCGATGCCATCCTCGTGGTGACGCCCTATTACAACAAGCCCACGCAACGCGGGTTGATTGCGCATTTCACGGCCGTGCATGATTGCTGCAACCTGCCGATCATCATTTACAATATCCCCGGTCGTTCGATCGTGGATATGACGCCGGAAACCATGGGTGAACTGGCAAAACTGCCCCGTATTGCGGGCGTCAAGGACGCGACAGGCGATCTGTCTCGCGTGCCGCAACAGCGGATCACCTGTGGCCCGGATTTCATCCAGCTGTCGGGCGAGGACGCCACAGCACTTGGCTTTAACGCGCATGGTGGGATTGGGTGTATTTCTGTCACGGCCAACGTCGCACCCCGGCTCTGTGCCGAGTTTCAGGAGGCCACGCTGGCCGGCGATTACACCAAGGCTCTGGAGTATCTCGACCGGCTGATGCCCCTGCATCTCGCAATTTTCGCCGAGCCGGGATTGGCCGGGGCGAAATACGGGATGTCCAAACTGGGGCTTTGCGCCGAAGATGTGCGCTTGCCGCTCACCTGTGTTTCGGACGACACGCGCAACAAGATCGACGCGGCCATGCGCCACGCAGGTTTGCTGAACTAGGTATAGGCAGGGTGCGTGATTGCACGCACCTTCGCCAATCTAAATACCGATTTCGATAATCGCCTTGGCCAGAACGGGAATCGTTTTCTCGTTCAGCCCGGCGATGTTCATGCGACTGTCGCCGATCATGTAAATCCCATGCTCAACGCGCAGCCGCTCGACCAGTTCGGGCGTGGTGCCAAGCCGCGAAAACATACCGCGGTGCTGCGCAAGGAAGCAGAAACGGTCAGAGCCAGAGAGCTTTTGAAGCTCTCCCGCCAACTGTTCGCGCAGGCGCAACATGCCAAGGCGGGTTGCTTCCAACTCCGCCTCCCACATCGTGCGCAAGGCCGGGTCGGTCAGGATCATGGTCACCACCCGCGCGCCGTGATCAGGTGGAAAGGAATAGTTCTGGCGGTTGAGAAAGCTCAGGTTTTCCTGCGCCACGGCCACCTTTGAGCGGTCTGCGCACACTGCCATCAACAGGCCCGTGCGCTCTCGATAGACACCGAAGTTCTTGGAACAGCTCGCCGCGATCAACACCTCGGGGCAAGAAGAGGCCACCAGCCGGGTCGCCGCCGCGTCCTCATCAAGACCATCCCCAAAGCCCTGATAAGCAAGGTCGATCATCGGCAAAGCGCCCTTGGCGTTCAGCACCTCGATCACCTCCTGCCATTCGGTCAGGTTTAGGTTCGCGCCGGTCGGATTATGACAACAGCCATGCAACAGCACCACGTCGCCCGCCCGAAGCCCTTGCAGGTCTTCGATCATCCCCGCGAAATCAATCGCCCGCGTTTCGCTATCGAAATAGCGATAGGCGACTGTTTCGATCTCAAGATAATCAAGGATACTGAGGTGGTTGGGCCATGTTGGGTCGCTGACGAACACCCGCGCATCGGGGTTGGCCAT
This genomic window from Rhodobacteraceae bacterium D3-12 contains:
- the mnmD gene encoding tRNA (5-methylaminomethyl-2-thiouridine)(34)-methyltransferase MnmD, which gives rise to MSQQADIEWRDGLVPVSTRFDDPYFSLDNGLAETTYVFLDGNDLPARFCDGFHIGELGFGTGLNLLAALHLWRKNGQTGRLHFTSFEAFPMAGDDMIAAQAAFPMLSEISAELAPYWQAGSTAFDLPDLCFNLITGDARETLPNWPGKADAWFLDGFSPAKNPELWEPALMAMVAEHTAPSGTAATYTAAGFVRRGLTDAGFDVQRRAGFGRKRHMTIATFEGSP
- a CDS encoding DMT family transporter codes for the protein MSQQNTRLGILLMVATTFVFAMQDGISRHLAGEYNVMMVVMIRYWFFAAFVVAVAGRKAGGVMAAAATAQPVVQIFRGALLALEICVMVLAFTLLGLVESHAVFICYPLLVAALSGPILGEHVGWRRWAAIGVGFIGVLIILQPGFGVFSPYALVPLASALMFALYGLLTRYVARRDSAATSFFWTGVVGAVVLTPLGLWSWEPMTTSDWGWMSVLCVTGAFGHWLLIRVYEVAEASAVQPFAYLQLVFGAAIGVTVFSEDIPLNVLIGAGIIVAAGLFTLWRERQNA
- a CDS encoding lytic transglycosylase domain-containing protein — protein: MLRIAALILCVLSGPLAAQSLREQAPRPLASAIHAMNRGDWERAALLARRDGPAAETLIEWYRLRAGRGSGDEIVAFLDAYGHWPGLKLLRKRSEKPLSSLPRDKMIALFRETPPQTGQGALLFAEALLQAGEQGEAEAEIVLAWRSFDLTAQDHAFFIERHGKLLKPHHEARLDMALWRGLSSDVQLMLPLVSEGHQALAKARLGLSNGAKNVDALVDAVPDALKDDPGLAYERFLWRLGKGRTGEAIQLLYERSEAGTLGEPARWAGWRRNLARRMMREGNAKLAYRIATNHGLVEGSSFSDLEWLSGYLALRKLNDPALALAHFELFREAVWTPISLGRAGYWLGEAQAALGQMDKAKAAWAEGAKQQTSFYGLLAAERAGIAPDVALKGAEYFPAWQEADFAKSDLAQVIALAVAMNRLTLAEQFMLHMAEGLDRKGLGQLGNMVEDLGAPHLGVMLGKFAASKSIVLPGPYYALHPLHKMDLPVSKEMALAIARRESEFDPVVVSGAGAQGLMQLMPATARQVARELKVDHDPAAVLNDWRYNAKLGSAYLATLAAQFDGNVIMVAAGYNAGPGRPVRWMKRYGNPLAGDIDMIDWIEHIPFNETRNYVMRVAESMPVYRARLGKPPLPQPFSKELLGSSVLPLAPEGE
- the dapA gene encoding 4-hydroxy-tetrahydrodipicolinate synthase; this encodes MFKGSIPALVTPFKNGELDLETLEKLVEWHIGEGSTGFVPVGTTGESPTLSHTEHDAVVNTVIKAAAGRVPVIAGAGSNNTLESIRLAQAAETSGADAILVVTPYYNKPTQRGLIAHFTAVHDCCNLPIIIYNIPGRSIVDMTPETMGELAKLPRIAGVKDATGDLSRVPQQRITCGPDFIQLSGEDATALGFNAHGGIGCISVTANVAPRLCAEFQEATLAGDYTKALEYLDRLMPLHLAIFAEPGLAGAKYGMSKLGLCAEDVRLPLTCVSDDTRNKIDAAMRHAGLLN
- a CDS encoding aspartate/tyrosine/aromatic aminotransferase, encoding MFDKLTAQPVDKIMQLMHMFRDDPRDGKIDLGVGVYKNADGVTPVMHAVKAAEKQLWDTQESKSYVGLLGDPAYHDAMIDLVLADAVARDQVAAAATPGGTGACRQAFELIKMANPDARVFVSDPTWPNHLSILDYLEIETVAYRYFDSETRAIDFAGMIEDLQGLRAGDVVLLHGCCHNPTGANLNLTEWQEVIEVLNAKGALPMIDLAYQGFGDGLDEDAAATRLVASSCPEVLIAASCSKNFGVYRERTGLLMAVCADRSKVAVAQENLSFLNRQNYSFPPDHGARVVTMILTDPALRTMWEAELEATRLGMLRLREQLAGELQKLSGSDRFCFLAQHRGMFSRLGTTPELVERLRVEHGIYMIGDSRMNIAGLNEKTIPVLAKAIIEIGI